A window of the Eleutherodactylus coqui strain aEleCoq1 chromosome 8, aEleCoq1.hap1, whole genome shotgun sequence genome harbors these coding sequences:
- the LOC136577666 gene encoding calreticulin-like, whose product MLCEGLDDEDEEKKKEEDEENIEDEEVEEKKEKEREEVDNNIQDEEVEEEEREEEDLEDEKEDQESSSDVPSDPLRGIQDRSLRRRRIRQHSIRHDSPRMWGKKNIVWTILRRTFHL is encoded by the coding sequence ATGCTATGTGAAGGGCTGGATGATGAAGATgaggagaaaaagaaggaagaagatgaggagaaCATTGAGGATGAGGAagtagaggagaagaaggaaaaggaaagagAGGAAGTAGATAATAACATTCAGgatgaggaagtagaggaggaggaaagagaggaagAAGATCTTGAGGATGAGAAAGAGGACCAGGAATCCAGCAGTGATGTTCCATCTGACCCACTGAGAGGGATTCAGGACCGGTCACTGAGAAGACGCAGGATCAGGCAGCACTCCATCCGCCACGACAGCCCCCGCATGTGGGGCAAGAAGAACATCGTGTGGACGATCCTGCGAAGAACTTTCCACCTCTGA